In one Nodosilinea sp. FACHB-141 genomic region, the following are encoded:
- a CDS encoding AAA family ATPase yields MDFEKIAVHINQVAVERKGRPLKDVERLVLQGSWENKTYAAMATPTAGYTEDYLKKDVGPKLWQLLTELVDADLQGVRVTKRNIQNVLHTWMMQGVVATEPAPPPHIVVEPRSPLPTPALVVRESPRLDLDDCAGRQAELATLTEWILAERCRTVVLWGLPGVGKTTVAAAIAATVAPQVDQCGYLALTAEATEQDVLGAIVHWLDPQAAIASQAQVDWVLDQLGQRRVLLIIDGLEQLFETQQPAGSYRANTDALQHFFHQGAEHHHQSCLVWVSREKPADFSQVQGPRVRDYVLGDLVTDAARSLLQAPTALSADDWGALIDRYGSHPLVLRGLGATLREVYQGQPRMLLQAAKTVVPVVVHRTFTQALERLPAEEWALLYWLALAQEPVTLDDLNGAMQPPLTDMVVQSALGRGWVQAQATERRGLVLSLGPSVQALVLERLQGVLTAELEAETFDWLQRLALVTMTAREVVQERQRAAMLSPLAEELRQQYATDGALAAKGDRLLKALQPLVGQPGYGAGNVIHLCQHLGLGISGADFSHLAIWQGDLRRVSLQGASFSQAQFSDTTFATALGRDPVAAFSPVGPKDKQGQRGSSLEEGWHLATGDHEGRLLLWDLKRGKLVWMFDEGQSIRSLAFSPQGDLLAMGTESGQIWLWSVGSTYQADILDDHQAPVRALAFSPDGSQLASGDDSGRLCLWEVASGFRQGCLDDHTGAIHSLVYSALGDHLVSGGDDQRACLWNVGDRTLLKDLQARSTAAIRTVGFLPDPNDPDCQPIPFAAGCDDHCLTIWNLATGLPCWILPIDVQALPALALSPDGRYLVSSSQDFTVTVWDIPNRRLCYALPSLGAPVWTLAFSADSRYFVTGSNYTIKLWSVKRGQCWRSFLSQAHPVRCLAFSASADSGTILTGHEDTHLRLWQVNAHSPYAIGPRALAGHSGSVRTVALSADGQWLASSADDQTLRLWSIATGQSQWVVAKPTPATLLRFSPDGQWLATAGPDSGILVWNCTTGSAVGELEDAPDSPSALLFSPNGDWIVVGARDGTIGLWSWQQGTMGSDRRTLSGHQSQVHSLVAQGERLASASHDGTVRWWNLEQDNGCLGQWQHPAEQWLQGVTLDPAGDILALTSQNAQVKVWDVKTNQCRHTLKGHSQDIWQVSGCSSGTHLITASQDDEIRVWDLATGLCQQTLRPDRPYEGVNIRGATGLSDTEERMLKSLGAVVSY; encoded by the coding sequence ATGGATTTTGAGAAAATTGCTGTACACATCAACCAAGTTGCTGTGGAGCGCAAGGGGCGACCGCTAAAGGATGTCGAGCGTCTGGTGCTACAGGGATCTTGGGAGAACAAGACCTATGCAGCGATGGCAACCCCCACTGCTGGCTACACCGAAGACTATCTCAAAAAAGACGTCGGCCCCAAGCTCTGGCAGCTGCTGACCGAGCTGGTAGATGCTGATCTCCAAGGCGTTCGGGTTACGAAGCGCAATATTCAGAACGTGCTGCACACCTGGATGATGCAGGGGGTAGTGGCGACTGAACCGGCCCCGCCGCCGCATATTGTGGTGGAGCCGCGATCGCCCCTGCCCACTCCCGCCCTAGTGGTGCGTGAATCCCCACGCCTCGATCTAGACGACTGTGCGGGCCGCCAGGCAGAACTGGCTACCCTGACCGAGTGGATTTTGGCGGAGCGCTGCCGCACGGTAGTCCTATGGGGGCTGCCAGGCGTGGGCAAGACGACGGTGGCAGCAGCGATCGCCGCCACCGTTGCCCCTCAAGTCGACCAGTGCGGCTACCTAGCTCTAACCGCCGAGGCCACCGAGCAGGACGTGCTGGGGGCGATCGTCCACTGGCTTGACCCGCAGGCGGCGATCGCCTCCCAAGCCCAAGTAGACTGGGTGCTCGATCAGCTGGGCCAGCGCCGCGTCCTGCTAATTATCGATGGTCTAGAGCAGCTCTTTGAGACTCAGCAACCAGCAGGCAGCTACCGAGCTAATACCGACGCCCTCCAGCACTTTTTTCACCAGGGAGCCGAGCACCATCACCAGAGCTGTCTAGTCTGGGTCAGCCGCGAAAAGCCCGCCGATTTTTCCCAGGTGCAGGGGCCACGGGTGCGAGATTATGTCCTCGGCGATCTGGTCACCGATGCGGCTCGGTCTCTGCTTCAGGCCCCGACCGCCCTGAGCGCTGACGACTGGGGAGCGCTAATCGATCGCTACGGCAGCCACCCCCTGGTGCTGCGGGGGCTAGGGGCGACGCTGCGAGAGGTCTACCAGGGTCAGCCCCGGATGTTGCTCCAGGCGGCTAAGACGGTCGTGCCTGTCGTTGTACACCGTACCTTTACCCAGGCCCTAGAGCGCCTGCCGGCTGAAGAATGGGCCCTGCTGTACTGGCTAGCCCTGGCCCAGGAGCCAGTCACCCTCGACGACCTCAATGGGGCCATGCAGCCACCCCTGACCGATATGGTGGTGCAGTCGGCCCTGGGGCGTGGTTGGGTTCAGGCTCAGGCCACCGAGAGACGTGGGTTAGTGTTGAGCCTAGGCCCCTCGGTGCAGGCCCTGGTCCTGGAGCGGCTGCAGGGCGTGCTGACCGCGGAGCTAGAGGCCGAAACCTTTGACTGGCTTCAGCGGTTGGCCCTCGTCACCATGACCGCCCGGGAGGTCGTGCAGGAGCGTCAGCGAGCAGCCATGCTCAGCCCTTTAGCAGAAGAGCTCCGGCAACAGTACGCCACCGATGGAGCCTTGGCCGCTAAGGGCGATCGCCTGCTCAAGGCCCTACAGCCTCTCGTGGGCCAGCCGGGCTACGGAGCCGGCAACGTCATTCATCTCTGCCAGCATCTAGGCCTAGGCATTAGCGGTGCCGATTTTTCTCATCTGGCTATTTGGCAGGGCGATCTGCGGCGGGTGAGCCTGCAGGGCGCCAGCTTTAGCCAGGCCCAGTTCAGCGACACCACCTTCGCCACCGCCCTGGGGCGCGATCCGGTGGCCGCCTTTAGCCCCGTTGGTCCTAAAGATAAGCAAGGCCAGCGCGGATCGTCTTTAGAAGAGGGATGGCACTTAGCCACGGGCGATCACGAGGGCCGACTGCTGCTGTGGGATTTAAAGCGGGGCAAGCTGGTCTGGATGTTTGACGAGGGCCAGAGCATTCGATCGCTGGCCTTTAGCCCCCAGGGCGATCTGCTGGCCATGGGCACCGAAAGCGGGCAAATCTGGCTGTGGTCAGTGGGATCCACCTACCAAGCCGACATTCTGGACGATCACCAGGCCCCAGTGCGAGCCCTGGCCTTTAGCCCCGACGGCAGCCAGTTGGCCTCCGGCGATGACAGCGGTCGGCTGTGCCTGTGGGAAGTCGCTTCGGGCTTTCGCCAGGGCTGTCTAGATGACCACACTGGGGCAATTCACAGCTTGGTCTACAGTGCTTTGGGCGACCACCTGGTGAGCGGCGGCGATGACCAGCGCGCCTGCCTGTGGAATGTGGGCGATCGCACCCTGCTGAAAGATCTCCAGGCGCGATCGACGGCGGCGATTCGCACTGTGGGGTTTTTGCCCGACCCCAACGACCCCGACTGCCAGCCGATTCCTTTTGCAGCGGGCTGTGACGACCACTGCCTGACCATTTGGAATTTGGCCACCGGACTGCCCTGCTGGATTTTGCCCATCGACGTACAGGCTTTGCCCGCCCTCGCCCTCAGCCCTGACGGGCGCTATCTGGTGTCTAGCAGCCAAGACTTCACCGTCACGGTGTGGGATATTCCCAACCGTCGCCTCTGCTATGCACTGCCATCGCTGGGAGCGCCGGTATGGACCCTAGCCTTTAGCGCCGATAGCCGCTATTTCGTCACCGGCAGCAACTACACCATCAAGCTCTGGAGCGTTAAACGGGGCCAGTGCTGGCGCAGCTTTCTCAGCCAGGCGCATCCGGTGCGCTGCCTGGCCTTTAGCGCTAGCGCTGACAGCGGCACTATTCTCACTGGCCACGAAGATACCCACCTGCGGCTGTGGCAGGTCAACGCCCATAGCCCCTACGCCATCGGCCCTCGTGCCCTAGCGGGCCACAGCGGCTCGGTGCGCACCGTCGCCCTTAGCGCCGATGGTCAGTGGTTGGCTAGCAGCGCCGACGACCAGACCCTGCGACTCTGGTCGATCGCGACCGGCCAGAGCCAGTGGGTGGTCGCCAAGCCAACCCCGGCCACCCTGCTGCGCTTTAGCCCAGATGGTCAGTGGTTGGCTACCGCAGGCCCCGACAGCGGCATCTTGGTGTGGAATTGCACTACTGGCAGCGCCGTAGGAGAGCTAGAAGACGCCCCGGACAGCCCGTCAGCCCTACTGTTTAGCCCCAACGGCGACTGGATTGTAGTAGGTGCTAGGGATGGCACCATTGGCCTTTGGTCGTGGCAGCAGGGCACCATGGGCTCCGATCGCCGCACTCTATCGGGCCACCAAAGTCAGGTACACAGTCTCGTGGCCCAGGGCGAGAGACTGGCCAGCGCCAGCCATGACGGCACCGTGCGCTGGTGGAATCTGGAGCAGGACAATGGCTGTCTCGGCCAGTGGCAACACCCCGCAGAGCAATGGCTACAAGGGGTTACCCTAGATCCGGCGGGAGACATTTTGGCGCTGACTAGCCAAAACGCCCAGGTCAAGGTGTGGGATGTTAAAACCAACCAATGCCGTCATACCCTCAAGGGCCACAGCCAAGATATCTGGCAAGTCTCGGGTTGTTCTAGCGGCACCCACCTGATCACCGCCAGCCAAGACGACGAAATCCGCGTGTGGGATCTGGCGACGGGCCTGTGTCAGCAAACCCTACGCCCCGATCGCCCCTATGAAGGCGTCAATATCCGTGGGGCCACTGGCCTATCCGACACCGAAGAACGAATGCTGAAATCCCTGGGGGCGGTCGTCAGTTACTAA
- a CDS encoding ABC transporter permease → MKLITATPWGVYSVWWRHFQVYRSTWLVNCLPPVSEPIVYLLAFGYGLSPLIGEVDYLGQMIPYARFLAPGMIAIGVLFQSFFEGAYSSFIRLNFQKTWQALLTAPLSYTDVFLGDWFWAATKGSIAGTITGLVAVLANLYDLSSLVLSLPLIVLGSLLFGAFGLLVAGSVNKVDQVNVPIFLVIIPMFTLCGTYFPRDTLPPLLAKFAAFLPLASLVDLLRWPLGLPPWWPLLLVWLIGWLVLTARLAALRIYPRLFS, encoded by the coding sequence ATGAAGCTAATTACCGCTACCCCCTGGGGGGTGTATTCGGTCTGGTGGCGCCACTTTCAGGTGTATCGCAGCACCTGGTTGGTGAACTGCCTGCCGCCTGTCTCTGAGCCAATTGTGTATCTGCTGGCCTTTGGCTACGGTCTTTCTCCGCTGATTGGTGAGGTGGACTATTTGGGGCAGATGATTCCCTACGCGCGGTTTTTGGCGCCGGGGATGATTGCGATCGGAGTGCTGTTTCAGTCGTTTTTTGAGGGAGCCTACAGCAGCTTCATTCGGCTCAATTTTCAAAAGACCTGGCAGGCGCTGCTAACAGCCCCATTGAGCTATACCGACGTGTTTTTGGGCGACTGGTTTTGGGCGGCGACTAAGGGGTCGATCGCCGGCACTATCACCGGGCTAGTCGCGGTGTTGGCCAATCTCTACGACCTCTCTAGCCTGGTGCTGTCGCTGCCGCTGATTGTGCTGGGCAGCCTGCTGTTTGGGGCCTTTGGTCTGCTGGTGGCCGGGTCCGTGAACAAGGTTGACCAGGTGAATGTGCCGATTTTTCTGGTAATCATCCCCATGTTTACCCTCTGCGGCACCTACTTTCCGCGCGATACGCTGCCGCCGCTGCTGGCCAAGTTTGCCGCGTTTTTGCCCCTGGCCTCCCTGGTTGATCTGCTGCGCTGGCCCCTGGGTCTGCCCCCCTGGTGGCCCCTGCTGCTAGTCTGGCTAATCGGCTGGCTGGTGCTGACGGCAAGGCTTGCCGCCCTGCGGATTTATCCGAGATTGTTTAGCTAG
- a CDS encoding Tex family protein has protein sequence MTPLATTIAAELEIRPAQVEATLALFAEGATVPFVARYRKERTGDLDEVQLRQIAERHQYLTELEDRRQTVLGEIQSQGKLTEALKTAILACQQKTELEDLYLPYRPKRRTRATMAKEKGLEPLAQKIEELNKMGKRAVLLQEAQAFVNPDKGVQSTDEALQGAADILAEQVAERAELRRYVRDRLLTHGQFIASIKKGHPEGSTKYEMYRAYQVPVRSIASHNLLALLRGDREGILKVGLEVEPDPVLQTLEKRVVKTPVPEVRQFYRGVIQDAYGRLMKPSLTSEVMAEKKAWADEVSIQNFEANLKNLLLSPPAGMKPTLGVDPGFRTGCKVAAVDGTGKFLEYQAVFPHQSHNQRQQAAQTLAGMIRKHGIELIAIGNGTASRETDAFVGEVLKTLSNPPVKVLVNESGASIYSASEVAAAEFPDLDVTVRGAISIARRLQDPLAELVKIDPKSIGVGQYQHDVDQKRLKQKLDDTIESCVNYVGVDLNMASRELLTYVSGLTPAVANNIVEFRDANGAFQSRRELLKVKKLGPKAFEQAAGFLRIRNGKNPLDNTAVHPESYGIVDAIAADLSLPLEQIPKAADRLKRLDIKKYTTAEAGELTLRDILQELEKPGRDPREQFAYARFQEGINEITDLKPGLTLEGVVTNVTNFGAFVDVGVHQDGLVHISQMADRFVSDPNEIVKVGQVVTVRVMEVDVKLKRIGLSMRVPS, from the coding sequence ATGACTCCGCTCGCGACCACCATTGCTGCCGAACTTGAGATCCGTCCAGCCCAGGTAGAGGCTACCCTGGCGCTGTTTGCCGAAGGGGCGACGGTGCCCTTTGTGGCCCGCTACCGCAAGGAGCGCACGGGGGATCTAGATGAGGTGCAGCTGCGGCAGATTGCCGAGCGCCACCAGTACCTGACCGAGCTTGAGGATCGGCGACAGACGGTGCTGGGCGAGATTCAATCCCAGGGTAAACTCACGGAGGCGCTCAAGACCGCCATTCTCGCCTGCCAGCAAAAGACGGAACTAGAGGATCTTTATCTGCCTTACCGGCCCAAGCGCCGCACCCGCGCCACCATGGCCAAAGAGAAAGGGCTAGAGCCGCTGGCTCAGAAAATTGAGGAGCTAAATAAAATGGGCAAACGGGCGGTTCTGCTTCAGGAAGCGCAAGCGTTTGTGAACCCGGACAAAGGGGTTCAGTCTACGGACGAAGCCCTGCAGGGGGCGGCAGATATTTTGGCGGAGCAGGTGGCAGAGCGGGCGGAGCTGCGGCGGTATGTGCGCGATCGCCTCCTGACCCACGGCCAGTTCATCGCCAGCATTAAAAAAGGCCACCCCGAGGGCAGCACCAAGTACGAGATGTATCGGGCTTACCAGGTCCCGGTGCGCTCGATCGCCTCCCACAATTTGCTGGCGCTGCTGCGAGGCGATCGCGAAGGCATTCTCAAGGTGGGGCTGGAGGTAGAGCCCGACCCCGTGCTGCAAACCCTTGAAAAGCGGGTGGTGAAAACTCCCGTACCTGAGGTTCGCCAGTTCTACCGGGGGGTAATTCAAGATGCCTATGGCCGGTTGATGAAGCCGTCGCTGACCAGCGAGGTGATGGCCGAGAAGAAAGCCTGGGCCGATGAGGTGTCGATTCAAAACTTTGAGGCCAACCTGAAGAACCTGCTGCTGTCGCCCCCAGCGGGCATGAAGCCCACCCTGGGGGTCGACCCCGGCTTTCGCACCGGCTGCAAGGTGGCGGCAGTGGATGGCACTGGCAAGTTTCTGGAGTATCAGGCGGTGTTTCCCCACCAATCCCACAACCAGCGGCAGCAGGCGGCCCAAACCCTAGCGGGGATGATTCGCAAACACGGGATTGAGCTGATTGCGATCGGCAACGGCACCGCCAGCCGCGAAACCGACGCCTTTGTGGGGGAAGTTCTGAAGACTTTGTCGAATCCTCCGGTGAAAGTGCTGGTGAATGAGTCGGGGGCCTCAATCTACTCGGCCAGCGAGGTGGCGGCGGCAGAATTCCCCGACCTGGATGTGACGGTGCGGGGGGCGATCAGCATTGCTCGGCGGCTGCAAGACCCCCTAGCGGAGCTGGTCAAGATCGACCCCAAATCGATCGGCGTAGGCCAGTACCAGCACGATGTCGATCAAAAGCGGCTCAAGCAAAAGCTCGACGACACCATTGAGAGCTGCGTCAACTACGTGGGAGTGGATCTGAACATGGCCTCCCGCGAGCTGCTGACCTACGTGTCGGGGCTAACCCCAGCGGTGGCTAACAATATTGTCGAATTCCGCGATGCCAATGGAGCGTTTCAGTCGCGCCGGGAGCTGCTAAAGGTCAAAAAACTGGGACCCAAGGCTTTTGAGCAAGCAGCGGGGTTTCTGCGTATTCGCAACGGTAAAAACCCCCTCGACAATACAGCGGTGCACCCCGAAAGCTACGGGATTGTGGATGCGATCGCCGCTGATCTCTCCCTTCCCCTAGAGCAGATTCCCAAAGCCGCCGATCGGCTGAAGCGCCTCGACATCAAAAAATACACCACCGCCGAGGCCGGGGAACTCACCCTGCGAGACATTTTGCAGGAGCTAGAAAAACCCGGCCGCGACCCCCGCGAGCAGTTTGCCTACGCCCGCTTTCAGGAGGGTATTAACGAAATTACCGACCTGAAGCCTGGTCTCACCCTAGAGGGAGTGGTCACTAATGTCACTAACTTCGGCGCGTTTGTGGACGTGGGGGTGCACCAGGACGGGCTAGTACATATTTCGCAGATGGCCGATCGCTTTGTCAGCGACCCCAACGAGATTGTCAAAGTGGGCCAGGTGGTGACGGTGCGGGTGATGGAGGTGGATGTTAAGCTCAAGCGCATCGGTCTATCGATGCGGGTCCCGTCCTAA
- a CDS encoding ABC transporter ATP-binding protein produces MSDSLNLKAYDLWKTYGDEPVVQGISFTLAPGEIVGLLGPNGAGKTTTVGMLFGTVVPTKGFVQFGPWQLPGQGQLARAQMGIVTQEDNLDPDFTVFKNLTHFAHHYRITDAAARQRAGELLALVNLEHRAEAQVDELSGGMKRKLVLARALLNRPKIVFLDEPTTGLDPDARQDFWRLVQHLKASGCGILLTTHYMDEAQRLCDRLLLLQQGKVIDEGTPTDLVARVIGREVAEIGGVEAQILQDLAARHGAWYRAFGNGHLVALPDREPEVVWDAIAAHHPSRLLRRPANLEDVFLRLTGSVLE; encoded by the coding sequence TTGTCGGATTCGCTGAACTTGAAGGCCTACGACCTTTGGAAAACCTATGGCGACGAGCCGGTGGTGCAGGGCATTAGCTTTACCCTGGCACCGGGTGAGATTGTCGGTCTGCTAGGGCCCAATGGGGCGGGCAAAACCACGACGGTGGGCATGCTGTTTGGCACCGTTGTCCCCACTAAGGGGTTTGTGCAGTTTGGCCCCTGGCAACTGCCGGGGCAAGGACAGCTGGCCCGCGCCCAGATGGGCATTGTCACCCAAGAAGACAACCTCGACCCCGACTTTACGGTGTTTAAAAACCTTACCCACTTTGCCCACCACTACCGCATTACTGACGCGGCGGCGCGGCAGCGGGCGGGGGAACTGCTGGCCCTGGTCAATCTGGAGCACCGAGCCGAGGCCCAGGTGGATGAGCTGTCGGGCGGCATGAAGCGCAAGCTGGTGCTGGCTCGCGCCTTACTCAATCGGCCCAAAATTGTGTTTCTAGATGAGCCCACCACCGGCCTCGACCCTGACGCTCGCCAGGATTTTTGGCGGCTGGTGCAGCACCTCAAGGCCAGCGGCTGCGGCATTTTGCTGACCACCCACTATATGGATGAGGCCCAAAGGCTGTGCGATCGCCTCCTTCTCCTACAGCAGGGCAAAGTCATTGATGAGGGCACCCCTACCGATCTAGTCGCGCGGGTGATTGGCCGCGAGGTGGCTGAAATCGGAGGGGTTGAAGCCCAAATTCTTCAGGATCTAGCGGCCCGCCATGGGGCTTGGTATCGGGCTTTTGGCAATGGTCACCTGGTGGCGCTGCCCGATCGCGAGCCTGAGGTGGTTTGGGATGCGATCGCCGCCCACCATCCCAGCCGCCTCCTGCGGCGGCCCGCCAACTTAGAAGACGTGTTTTTGCGACTCACTGGGAGCGTGCTGGAATGA
- a CDS encoding histidine phosphatase family protein: protein MTKQLILFRHGKSDWNVGNGRDRDRPVAERGIVAAKTMGKLLAAAGKVPDLAITSSAVRARTTLEIAMEAGHWPCPMSVTDDLYEASVDQVLQVIHAVPDHHRSLMLVGHQPTWSDAASFFLGGGIVHMPTAAMVCLEFEITTWSQIDYGRGTLLWLLPPRLFT from the coding sequence ATGACCAAGCAGCTAATTCTTTTTCGCCACGGCAAATCTGACTGGAATGTGGGTAACGGGCGCGATCGCGATCGCCCCGTCGCCGAGCGCGGCATTGTCGCCGCCAAAACCATGGGCAAGCTGCTGGCGGCAGCAGGCAAAGTCCCCGATCTGGCCATTACCTCGTCGGCGGTGCGAGCCCGCACCACGCTAGAAATCGCCATGGAGGCTGGCCACTGGCCCTGCCCCATGAGCGTCACCGACGACCTCTACGAAGCCTCGGTCGACCAGGTGTTACAGGTGATTCACGCGGTGCCAGACCATCACCGCTCGCTCATGCTGGTGGGCCATCAGCCGACCTGGTCTGACGCAGCTTCGTTTTTTTTGGGCGGCGGTATCGTGCACATGCCCACAGCGGCTATGGTCTGCCTTGAGTTTGAGATTACCACCTGGTCTCAAATTGACTATGGCCGGGGCACCCTGCTGTGGCTGCTGCCCCCTAGGCTGTTTACCTAA